One window of Theropithecus gelada isolate Dixy chromosome 4, Tgel_1.0, whole genome shotgun sequence genomic DNA carries:
- the LOC112622580 gene encoding LOW QUALITY PROTEIN: caspase-3-like (The sequence of the model RefSeq protein was modified relative to this genomic sequence to represent the inferred CDS: substituted 1 base at 1 genomic stop codon) — protein MPQEPRLQVHHACFCCRRLFGWGDREKQLMVLKPLLRPCERVAAAVRWLWKLIEVSIENTENSVDSKSIESLEPKIIHGSKSVDSGISLDNSYKMDYPEMGLCIIINKKNFHKSTGMTSRSGTDVDAANLRETFINLKYEVRNKNYVTREEIVELMRNVSREDHSRRRSFVCVLLSHSEEGISFGTNGPVDLKKITSFFRGDCCRSLTGKPKLFIIQACCGTELDCGIETDSGVEDDMVCHKIPVEADFLYAYSTSPGYYSWXNSKDDSRFIQSLCAMLKQYADKLEFMHILTRVNRKVATEFESFSPDATFHAKKQIPCIVSMLTKELYFYH, from the exons ATGCCACAGGAGCCAAGATTGCAGGTACATCATGCCTGTTTCTGTTGTCGCCGCCTATTTGGCTGGGGAGATAGGGAGAAACAGTTGATGGTTCTGAAACCTCTCCTGAGACCGTGTGAG CGGGTGGCTGCTGCTGTAAGGTGGTTGTGGAAGTTAATAGAGGTCTCCATAGAGAACACTGAAAACTCAGTGGATTCAAAATCCATTGAAAGTTTGGAACCAAAGATCATACATGGAAGCAAATCAGTGGACTCTGGAATATCCCTGGACAACAGTTATAAAATGGATTATCCTGAGATGGGTTTATGTATAATAATTAATAAGAAGAATTTTCATAAAAGCACTGGAATGACATCTCGGTCTGGTACAGATGTTGATGCAGCAAACCTCAGGGAAACATTCATAAACTTGAAATATGAAGTCAGGAATAAAAACTATGTTACACGTGAAGAAATTGTGGAATTGATGCGCAATGTTTCTAGAGAAGATCACAGCAGAAGGCGCAGTTTTGTTTGTGTGCTTCTGAGCCATAGTGAAGAAGGAATAAGTTTTGGAACAAATGGACCTGTTGacctgaaaaaaataacaagctTTTTCAGAGGGGATTGTTGTAGAAGTCTAACTGGAAAACCCAAACTTTTCATTATTCAGGCCTGCTGTGGTACAGAACTGGACTGTGGCATTGAGACAGACAGTGGTGTTGAGGATGACATGGTGTGTCATAAAATACCAGTGGAGGCCGACTTCTTGTATGCATACTCCACATCACCTGGTTATTATTCTTGGTGAAATTCAAAGGATGACTCCCGATTCATCCAGTCACTTTGTGCCATGCTGAAACAGTACGCTGACAAGCTTGAATTTATGCACATTCTTACCCGGGTTAACCGAAAGGTGGCAACAGAATTTGAGTCCTTTTCCCCTGATGCTACTTTTcatgcaaagaaacagattcCATGTATTGTTTCCATGCTCACAAAAGAACTGTATTTTTATCACTAA